The segment TGCAGTCGCCGCCCGAGCCTGTGCCGGTCTGGGCCGATCGCCACCGCCTGGATCAGGTGTGGACGAACCTGTTGGAGAATGCGCGCCAGTACACCCCGGTGGGCGGGACGGTGACGGTGGCGGTCGGTCGAGAGGGGCAGGGCCACCAGGCCATGGCGGTCGGTGAGGTGCGGGACACTGGGCGCGGCATTCCTCCCGATGTCCTGCCGCGGATCTTCGAGCGCTTTTACCGCGTCGACCCCGGTCGCAGCCGGGCGGCCGGTGGGACCGGTCTCGGCCTGGCCATCGTCAAGCACATCATCGAGGCTCACGGCGGGGTGGTCGGGGCCGAAAGCCAGCTGGGTGCTGGCACCGTGATCCGTTTCCGCATCCCGCTGGCTGCCGACGACGTCGCGGCGGGCGCGAAGGGGGTGGGGGAATTCCCCGGCGGCTGCGAGGGTGGACGTTGACGGCCGGCTGCGAAGACCTTAACAGAAGCTTCACAAAAGGTTCCCCGTTCACCAACCTGTCCCCGCGGAGGGTCCGGTAACGTGATAAGCGCAACGAATCTTCATCCCCAGGGAGGGACAGGCGTGGCGAAACGTTTCACGCGCCGGATCTGGCTGGCGGTTTTGCTTGCCAGCGCACTGGTCTTGACAGCCTGCGGCGGCGGCTCGTCGGGCGGGCAAGGACAGGATCAGGGCGGGCAGGCCCCAGGTACGGACCAGGGGGGCTCTTCTTCCGGATCTTCTGCCCAGACCGTCGTCCTGAACGGGGCTGGCGCGACCTTCCCGTATCCGCTCTATTCCAAGTGGTTCGACGAGTATCACAAGCTTCGTCCTGACGTCCAGATCAACTATCAGTCCATCGGTAGCGGCGGCGGCAAGCAGCAGATCACGGCCAAGACCGTGGACTTCGGCGCCTCGGACGGCCCGATGAGCGACGAGGAGCTGGCCAAGGTCCAGGGTGAGCTGATGCACATCCCCACGGTCATGGGCGCGGTGGTGCTGACCTACAACCTGCCGGGGGTGGAAAGCGGCCTGAAGCTCACTCCGGAGGCGATCGCCGGGATCTACCTGGGCAAGATCAAGAAGTGGAACGATCCGGCCATCGCCAGCGTCAATCCCGGCGTCAACCTGCCGGACGCGGACATCGTCGTGGTCCACCGGTCCGATGGTAGCGGTACGACGAACATCTTTACCGAGTACTTGAGTGCCGTGAGCTCGGAGTGGAAGAGCCAGGTGGGGGCCGGCACTTCCGTCGACTGGCCCACCGGCATCGGCGCCAAGGGCAACGAGGGCGTCGCCACCCAGGTGCAGAAGCTGAAGAACTCCATCGGTTACGTCGAACTGGCCTACGCCATCGAGAACAACATGCCCTACGCCCTGGTGAAGAACAAGGCGGGCAACTTCGTCGAGCCCTCCATCGACACGGTCACGGCGGCGGCCGCCGGGGCTGCGGCGAACATGCCCGAGGACTTCCGGATCTTCATCGTGGACCAGCCCGGCGAGAACGCCTATCCCATCTCCGGCTTCACCTGGCTGCTGGTCTACAAGGATCAGACGGATTGCACGAAGGGCAAGGCGCTGGTGGAGTTCCTGCAGTGGGCGCTGACGGAGGGCGAGTCTTACGCGGCGGACCTCCTCTACGCGCCGTTGCCGGACAACGTCAAGCAGATGGCGCTGGACGCGGTGAAGACCATCACCTGCAACGGCCAGCCCATTCTGCAGTAAGGAATCGATCCAGAGAGGTTTTGGGTTACCCCCCCCTCCCGTTCGGGCGTGCGTTCCGGTCGTTCCGCGGGCGCGCGCCCGTTTGGGTTGCTTGCCGGGCGCAGTTTGACAACGCCTGGAATGAGAGGTGTCGCCGTCGTGCGGCAACGACCAGGACCGTGGTGGAGAAGTCGGTTCGAGCTAAGCGGTTTCCAGCTGATCACGCTTCTCGCGGCCGCGGCCGTGGGTCTCGTGCTGTTGGGGCTGGCGGTGGAGCTGTACCGGAACTCCCAGGATGCACGCGCGGCCTTTGGCTGGGGGTTCCTCCGCTCGCGGGCGTGGGACCCGGTGGCCGGCGAGTTTGGTGCCCTGCCCTTCATCTACGGAACGGTGGTCTCATCGCTGCTGGCGCTGCTCCTGGCGACGCCCTTGGGCATCTTGACGGGCATCTACCTGGCGGAACTGGCGCCCCCGCGCTGGCGGGCGTTGCTGTCCTTTCTGGTGGAATTGCTGGCCGCGGTGCCCAGCGTGGTCTACGGCCTTTGGGGCTTGTACGTCATGGTGCCGTGGCTGCAGGAGAGGATCCAGCCGTGGCTGGGCGAGCACCTTGGCTTCCTCCCGCTGTTTGAGGGAGCTCCGTACGGGATCAGCATGATGGCCGGTGCACTGGTCCTGGCCATCATGATCGTTCCCACCATCAGCGCCATCTCCCGGGACGTCATCGGTGCCGTGCCCCGCAGCCAGCGAGAGGCCTTCCTGGCGCTGGGTGCCACGCCCATGGAGACGATCTTTCGGGTGGTGCTGCCCTTTGCCCGGTCCGGCATCGCCGGCGCCGTCATCCTGGCCCTGGGGCGCGCCCTGGGAGAGACGATGGCGGTGACGATGGTCATCGGGAACGCTCCCGAGATCTCGACCTCGCTGCTGGCGCCGGCGGCGACCATGGCCAGCGTCATCGCCAACGAGT is part of the Thermaerobacter subterraneus DSM 13965 genome and harbors:
- the pstS gene encoding phosphate ABC transporter substrate-binding protein PstS, with translation MAKRFTRRIWLAVLLASALVLTACGGGSSGGQGQDQGGQAPGTDQGGSSSGSSAQTVVLNGAGATFPYPLYSKWFDEYHKLRPDVQINYQSIGSGGGKQQITAKTVDFGASDGPMSDEELAKVQGELMHIPTVMGAVVLTYNLPGVESGLKLTPEAIAGIYLGKIKKWNDPAIASVNPGVNLPDADIVVVHRSDGSGTTNIFTEYLSAVSSEWKSQVGAGTSVDWPTGIGAKGNEGVATQVQKLKNSIGYVELAYAIENNMPYALVKNKAGNFVEPSIDTVTAAAAGAAANMPEDFRIFIVDQPGENAYPISGFTWLLVYKDQTDCTKGKALVEFLQWALTEGESYAADLLYAPLPDNVKQMALDAVKTITCNGQPILQ
- the pstC gene encoding phosphate ABC transporter permease subunit PstC — protein: MRQRPGPWWRSRFELSGFQLITLLAAAAVGLVLLGLAVELYRNSQDARAAFGWGFLRSRAWDPVAGEFGALPFIYGTVVSSLLALLLATPLGILTGIYLAELAPPRWRALLSFLVELLAAVPSVVYGLWGLYVMVPWLQERIQPWLGEHLGFLPLFEGAPYGISMMAGALVLAIMIVPTISAISRDVIGAVPRSQREAFLALGATPMETIFRVVLPFARSGIAGAVILALGRALGETMAVTMVIGNAPEISTSLLAPAATMASVIANEFAEATTELHRAALMEIGLLLLVISLLVNILARLLLRRLQVVEGAR